From one Streptomyces sp. ICC1 genomic stretch:
- a CDS encoding DUF4365 domain-containing protein, whose protein sequence is MALAQPEPGGVPALQIARRTEPRSGPLRGTLATTACMETLQVGYLHAVAAAAGCSLSQPFPDNGIDWHVSHGAPEHVVDDEVTIKVQLKATYQVPPRPAGPSFGFTLDNEHLVKLARSPVAVHKILVVMLVPREREQWLSAGHDRLDLRHCCYWTNLAGQPVTGRRRTTVRIPTARIFDDRALCEIMTRVGSGGTP, encoded by the coding sequence ATGGCGCTCGCGCAGCCCGAACCGGGCGGGGTGCCGGCGCTGCAGATCGCTCGGCGGACCGAACCGCGGAGCGGACCGCTGCGCGGCACACTCGCCACCACCGCCTGCATGGAGACCCTCCAGGTGGGATACCTGCACGCCGTCGCCGCCGCGGCCGGCTGCTCGCTCTCCCAGCCCTTTCCGGACAACGGCATCGACTGGCACGTCAGCCACGGGGCGCCCGAGCACGTCGTCGACGACGAGGTGACCATCAAGGTGCAGCTCAAGGCGACGTACCAGGTACCACCCAGACCGGCCGGGCCCAGTTTCGGCTTCACCCTCGACAACGAGCACCTGGTGAAGCTCGCCCGCAGCCCGGTCGCCGTGCACAAGATCCTCGTCGTGATGCTCGTACCGCGTGAGCGCGAGCAGTGGCTGAGCGCCGGACACGACCGCCTCGACCTGCGGCACTGCTGCTACTGGACCAATCTCGCCGGACAGCCCGTGACCGGCCGCCGCCGCACCACCGTCAGGATCCCGACCGCGCGGATCTTCGACGACCGGGCACTCTGCGAGATCATGACCCGGGTCGGGTCGGGAGGGACACCCTGA